The Salinibacterium sp. M195 genome includes a window with the following:
- a CDS encoding CDP-alcohol phosphatidyltransferase family protein, producing MSTHTPAGPSARPHSIAQLREVTQPPEVRMRANAEHWTASLYLRDISPYLTWMLLKTSISANGVTGLMILTGWLTAAALLIPGMTGAALALILGQMQMLVDCSDGEVARWRNTRSPAGVFLDKVGHYSTEALIPIALGLRAAGWPLDFPADFAWTTAGFALALLIVLNKALNDMVHVARANAGLEKLSDRKGEAEPSHSVVAKLRRFARFVPFHRLYHSVELTMIAFATAIVALFVPALAAERTVLLILLPLAALALVGHFVAIMASKRVRS from the coding sequence GTGTCTACCCACACACCAGCAGGGCCCTCAGCCCGACCGCACAGCATCGCGCAGCTACGCGAAGTGACGCAACCCCCAGAGGTGCGGATGCGCGCCAACGCCGAGCATTGGACAGCGTCGCTGTACCTTCGCGACATTTCGCCCTACTTGACCTGGATGCTGCTGAAGACCTCGATCAGCGCCAACGGCGTCACCGGGCTCATGATTCTCACGGGCTGGCTTACGGCCGCTGCCCTCCTTATCCCTGGCATGACCGGTGCTGCCCTCGCGCTCATCCTCGGCCAGATGCAGATGCTCGTCGACTGCAGCGATGGTGAAGTTGCTCGCTGGCGTAATACGCGCTCGCCGGCGGGGGTATTTCTTGACAAGGTTGGGCACTACAGCACCGAAGCCCTCATCCCCATCGCCCTTGGCCTTCGGGCGGCGGGGTGGCCTCTCGATTTTCCGGCGGATTTCGCGTGGACGACCGCGGGATTCGCACTGGCGCTCCTCATCGTGTTGAACAAAGCGCTCAATGACATGGTTCATGTAGCGCGTGCCAATGCGGGGCTTGAGAAGCTCAGTGATCGCAAAGGGGAAGCGGAACCCAGCCACAGCGTGGTTGCCAAGCTTCGCCGGTTCGCGCGCTTCGTGCCGTTCCATCGTCTTTATCATTCGGTTGAGCTCACCATGATCGCGTTCGCGACAGCAATTGTGGCGCTCTTCGTTCCCGCGCTCGCCGCTGAGCGCACGGTATTGCTCATTTTGCTTCCGCTCGCCGCGCTCGCATTGGTCGGGCATTTCGTCGCGATCATGGCCTCCAAGCGCGTTCGCTCATGA
- a CDS encoding glycosyltransferase family 2 protein: MAKKAQALTGVSYVMPVLNEVEHIEAAVDSLTAQDYEGPFEIVLALGPSVDGTNDVIDAMAQNDSRIRHIPNELGSTPGGLNAAIRASSHPIVVRVDAHSVLPSNYTRLAVETLERTGADNVGGIMKAVGRTPFERAVAHAYGSPEGLGGTQHHTGGKEGPADTAYLGVFQRARLVEVGLFAEDIKRGQDWELNRRLRATGGTVWFTPELQVVYRPRSSLRKLIRQFVATGIWRGELARRFGTANSLRYFVPPLAVLGTVVGLIVGIFGSATSASWLSVAYVAPAIYLLFVIAASAVAAAREGLRSGLWYLIVLPCIHFGWGSGFILGFLKLTKNITAQTGR; this comes from the coding sequence ATGGCAAAGAAGGCACAAGCCCTCACTGGTGTGTCGTACGTGATGCCCGTACTCAACGAAGTTGAACACATCGAGGCAGCCGTCGACAGCCTTACGGCGCAAGATTACGAAGGACCCTTCGAGATCGTTCTTGCGCTTGGCCCCAGCGTCGACGGAACGAACGATGTTATCGATGCGATGGCTCAGAACGATTCGCGCATCCGTCACATCCCCAACGAACTCGGTTCCACCCCCGGCGGGCTGAACGCGGCGATTCGCGCATCGTCCCACCCCATCGTGGTGCGAGTAGACGCTCACTCCGTGCTGCCAAGCAATTACACGCGTCTCGCCGTCGAAACGCTTGAGCGCACCGGGGCAGATAACGTCGGCGGCATCATGAAGGCCGTGGGTCGCACTCCTTTCGAACGGGCAGTTGCCCACGCTTATGGTTCGCCAGAGGGCCTCGGAGGCACCCAGCATCACACCGGGGGAAAAGAAGGCCCAGCAGACACTGCCTACCTCGGCGTTTTCCAGCGCGCCCGCCTCGTTGAGGTGGGTCTCTTCGCCGAGGACATCAAACGCGGCCAGGACTGGGAACTCAACCGACGCCTGCGCGCTACTGGCGGCACTGTCTGGTTCACCCCCGAGCTTCAGGTCGTCTACCGACCTCGCTCCAGTTTGCGCAAACTCATTCGCCAGTTCGTGGCTACCGGAATCTGGCGTGGAGAACTCGCGCGTCGATTCGGCACCGCAAATTCGCTCCGCTACTTCGTGCCGCCGCTTGCTGTCCTCGGCACCGTCGTGGGACTCATTGTGGGCATCTTCGGCAGCGCGACAAGCGCTAGCTGGTTATCCGTTGCCTACGTTGCACCGGCGATCTATCTGCTCTTCGTGATCGCGGCGTCGGCTGTTGCCGCCGCGAGAGAAGGGCTACGATCAGGTCTTTGGTATCTGATTGTGCTGCCGTGCATCCATTTCGGCTGGGGCTCAGGCTTCATTCTCGGGTTTCTCAAACTCACTAAGAACATCACTGCGCAAACGGGAAGGTAA
- a CDS encoding trypsin-like peptidase domain-containing protein produces the protein MTEVPEESTPATTPGENTTPTTPSNEAALPTEAASSVDATSSSDATPGGEAPPTGEQVPAPNTMAADAEHPAEATPISAPTVALDGAVVATIPPAHDGASFGPAATAGAAPDSSKPEKKKSGMTLGLVAGFAIVALLGGASGAGVALWAVGNQATSAVSGTASPASITVNDPGNATLVTSVVAKAAPAIVTINVSGQNAGGSGSGVIISADGNVITNAHVVTLDGEVADPKVTVTTSDGRLLSATVVGFDPISDIAVIHIDDAEDLPFVNIADSSALNVGDSTVAIGAPLGLSGTVTSGIVSALNRSITIASSALPEDPEASPDAPDDSESPDLWNFDLFGENGQGSGQGSAGEASVALSVIQTDAAINPGNSGGALLNSDGELIGINVAIASSGGNAGSIGVGFAIPSNFASRIANEIIESGTATHGLLGASVADVTDDPAQSDAEVVGASIVDVSSGGAAADAGLKVGDIVTGFNGLPITNKTDLTAQVRAHSAGEKTTITYVRDGKGYTVDVTLGSLQ, from the coding sequence ATGACTGAGGTCCCCGAAGAGTCGACCCCCGCAACAACGCCCGGCGAAAATACCACCCCAACAACTCCAAGCAATGAGGCCGCGCTCCCTACCGAGGCAGCGTCCTCTGTGGATGCGACTTCGAGCAGTGACGCAACGCCAGGAGGCGAAGCACCACCGACAGGCGAACAAGTTCCTGCCCCAAACACGATGGCAGCGGATGCAGAGCACCCTGCTGAAGCCACTCCGATCAGTGCGCCAACCGTGGCACTTGACGGGGCGGTAGTCGCCACGATTCCTCCGGCACACGATGGCGCCAGCTTCGGCCCCGCCGCCACGGCCGGCGCAGCTCCCGACTCTTCGAAGCCCGAAAAGAAGAAATCTGGCATGACGCTCGGACTCGTCGCCGGATTCGCGATCGTCGCGCTCCTTGGTGGGGCCTCCGGAGCCGGCGTAGCCCTCTGGGCGGTCGGCAATCAAGCCACCTCAGCAGTCAGCGGCACAGCAAGTCCCGCATCCATCACCGTGAACGACCCCGGTAACGCGACACTCGTCACCTCGGTCGTCGCCAAAGCGGCCCCCGCCATTGTCACCATTAACGTGAGTGGACAGAACGCGGGCGGCAGCGGATCCGGTGTCATTATTAGTGCCGACGGAAACGTCATCACCAATGCACACGTCGTCACCCTCGACGGTGAAGTTGCCGATCCCAAAGTCACCGTCACTACAAGCGACGGACGTCTCCTTTCGGCAACGGTTGTCGGCTTCGACCCGATTTCCGACATCGCCGTGATCCACATCGATGATGCGGAAGACCTCCCGTTCGTCAACATTGCAGACTCAAGCGCCCTCAACGTCGGTGACAGCACCGTCGCGATCGGCGCGCCCCTCGGGCTCTCTGGCACCGTGACCAGCGGAATCGTCAGTGCTCTCAATCGGAGCATCACCATCGCATCGTCAGCGCTTCCTGAAGATCCCGAAGCAAGCCCGGATGCTCCCGACGACTCAGAAAGTCCCGATCTCTGGAACTTCGACCTCTTCGGTGAAAATGGCCAAGGCAGCGGTCAGGGCTCAGCAGGCGAAGCCTCGGTTGCACTGTCAGTGATCCAAACGGATGCGGCGATCAACCCCGGAAACTCCGGTGGCGCATTGCTCAACTCCGATGGTGAACTGATCGGCATCAACGTCGCAATCGCCTCATCGGGCGGCAACGCCGGCAGCATTGGGGTCGGATTCGCGATTCCTTCCAACTTCGCCAGCCGAATCGCCAACGAGATTATTGAAAGCGGAACGGCGACCCACGGACTCTTAGGAGCATCCGTCGCCGACGTCACCGACGATCCTGCACAAAGCGATGCTGAAGTCGTCGGCGCGAGCATCGTTGATGTCTCCTCGGGTGGGGCCGCAGCGGATGCTGGACTCAAAGTAGGCGACATCGTCACCGGCTTCAATGGCCTGCCGATCACGAACAAGACTGATCTCACCGCCCAGGTGCGTGCCCACTCTGCTGGTGAAAAAACCACCATCACCTACGTGCGCGACGGTAAGGGATACACCGTCGACGTCACCCTTGGTTCACTCCAGTAA